The DNA segment GGGCGGCTGGATCATTCGTGTGCAGCGTCAGCGTGCCGCGGAAGGTACCGGGCTGGAGCGGCGAGAATCCGAACCGCACGGTCATGGCTTCCGTGCTGCTCACGGGCGTGATCGGGACGGAGCAGTTGGTTTCACAGCGGTTGGCCGCCGTGTCGTACAGGCCGTTGAAGGTGAAGGCCCCGGTGACGCTCACCCGGTAGATCGTGAGCGCCGTGCTGCCGGTGTTGAACAGCTTGATGGAGTCCTGCTGCGGCGAACAGGAAGGCTGTTCGCCGAAGTCGATGGAGGTGTCCGACACGCTGAGCCCAGGCGTGCCAGTCGCGGGTAGCAACGCCTCGATGGGGGCCTGGGTGGTGCCGAGCTCCGGCGGTTTCTCCGATTCAGGACCGCAGGCAGTGAGGACGCACAGTGCAGCCGTCAGGATGAGCAGGATGCGTTGCATGAGGCGACCTCAGTTCTCGGCGTGGAGGGCCGGGGCCTTGGCGGTGGAGGAGGGTGGGGGCTTCGGGGCGGCGGGCGGTTCGGGCGGCTTCGCCGCGTCGTCGCCTTCCTTGGGGGCCGCAGGCTGGGTGCCCGTGCGGATGCGGCCTTCCAGCAGTTCGATTTCCAGGGAGCCGGGCGCGGGCGTGTTCACGAACTGCTGCCAGGTCCCGTCCGGGGCGGTGAAGAGGAACGACACCGCCACCGGCGTGTTGTCCGGCAGCGGCACCTTCATGCGCTGCAACCTGCCCGGATAGATGACCTCCGAGAGCAGCACGTCCGCGTCCGGCTGGAAGATGCGCGCGGACACCTCACCGTAGGACTCCACGGCGAACTGCTTCGGATCGACCTTGCGCACCAGCATGTACATCGGCCGGCCCTGGTTCGTCCCTGAGGGGGCCTTCACGCTCAGGTGCAGCGTGCTCGGCTGACACGCGGCCAGGAAACACAACGCCAGGGGGATGCAGCCTGCCCACGGTTTCATCGCGGCACCTCGCGGAACGGGATCCAGGGCTCACCCTTGAGCCCGACGCGCAGCTCCATCACCCCGTCCGGGGGCGTGGCGGCTCGCGCTCTCAACGACCACTTGCGGTGCTGCGGGTCTTCCGTGGCCTGGGATGACTCCAGCAGCCGGAAGCAGCTCCACGCCGAACGCGACTTCTCCAGCGACGCGTACTGCACCGCCTGCTCCGTGGGCGCACGCAACTCCAGCATCAGCGACGCCGTCTGCTGGTCCCACCACGCCAGCGGGAACTCCTGCCACGACGGACTCTGGTTGTACGCGAGGAACGTCGTCTTGCCGCACTTGAGCGAACCCAGCGTCACGAAGCTGCCCGGTACGGGCGCCTTCGGCAGCGGCAGCGGCATCACCTGCAACATCAGCGGCCGGGGCCTGCCCTCCGCGTCCCACAGCACGCGGGCCAGCCGCGACAGCTTCCCCAAGGAGGGCAACATCCCCTGCGGGAACGCCAGCCGCGACTGGAGCGCGCTTCGCGGTACCCACTCCGAGCCTCGCTCCTCGCACACCGGTGTCAGCACCCGAGTCACGAAGTCCCAGAAGGCTCCGTCGAGCCGGCGCAGCACCTCCAGGTCTTCCTGCGCCACCTCCTGCGACGCGTCCGGCGTGAACGGATAGTGCTTCAGCAGCGGACGCAGGAACCGGCCCGAGGCCTCGTCCCACTGCCGCTCCAGGGTTCGTTCAATCTCCCGCTGGCCCAGCTCGCGCACCGCGAGGAACGGCTGGCGGAAGGGCTGCCGCAGCTCTCCGATGAGCCCCTGCTGGTCCAGCCACGCGTCCACCTTGCGCAGGTAGGACGTGTCGTCCTCCATCATCATCGCGAAGGCCAGCCTCCCCAGCGGCGTGAGCAGCTCCTGGAGCTTCGCGGCCCCGCCGGCCGGCTGAGCGCTGCCAGTGGCCAGGCCTCCCGTGAGCGACGCTGTCGCCTCCGCGGGCACCATGCCCGGACGGGGCACCGCGTTCAGCTCGTCCGACATCTGGGCCACCAGCGCCCGGTAGGGGTTGAGCGCCGTGTAGTTGCCCGTCTCGTCCGGCTTCATCACCGTGGCGATGGGCTTGAAGGGCGCCACCGCGTTGCGCAGGGATTCGTAGAAGGGCCCCTCCAACGGCTCCAGCGCCACGCTCTGGGCGACGTCGCGCAGCATGTCCACCAGGTCCGAGGACGGCTGCGTGAGACGCGACAGCTCCTCCGCCAGGAGCGCGGGAATCACCGCCTGGAAGCGGTAGCCGCCCACGCGCTGGAACAGGCGGTTGCGGTACTGGACCGCGAACTGGTTCACCTTGCGGCGCACGTGCTCGTGGCGCTGCAACACCTCCTCCACCGGCAGCCCCGAACCCTTGATGCGCGTGGTGAACTCATCCACCAGCGGGCGCAACCGCGTGTCGAATTCCAGCCGGTCCGATGCCAGGCTCGCGCCGCTCCGCGCCGCCACCGCCTCCTCGCCCTCCACCACGCCAAAGGGCATGCGCCCCGTCTTCTCGTGGTAGCGCAAGAGCGCCTGGTGCAGGAGCCGCGAGCTGTCCTTGGGCCGGAACTCGAAGGTGCTCTGGAGCACCGGGACCTGGAGCACCGAGGGGCCGTTGCCCGGCAGCCACAGGCCGTCGCGCACCAGCAGCTCCGCCACGTTCATCTTCTGAACCGCCTTCACGCCCAGGAAGGCCTCTTCCTCCATGCGCAGCACGTTCGTCAGCACTTCGCGGTGGTCGTTGATCCACGCCACCGTCCTGATGGTGGAGGGGATGCCCCGGAAGCGGCTGGTGTCCACTCGCGCCTCGGAGGCGGCCAGGAGCTCCAGCGCGCGCGGCAGACTGCTAAAGCGCGCGCTGTCATCCAGCAGCGTCTGGAGCCTCCGTCGCTCGTCCTGCATGGACTCCAGCTCCGCGTCCAGCTGCTCCAGCGCGCGCGGCTCCACGGCCCGGTTCGCCAGCAGGTCCTGCAACCGCCGCAGGTGCGCCTGCCACGGCATCAACTGGGACTCCTGCGTGAGCGGCTCCGGGTAGGGCCAGCGCGCCCAGCTGGCTTCGGGCGTGTCCGGCGCGGACCACGGCGGATTGCTCATGACGACGTAGTCGGCCACCAGGGAGTCGTTCAGCCCCACCGCCGTCACCCACGAGCGCCCTCCCTCCAACGCCGCCGCGTCCGCGGCAGGCTCCGCCGAGCCGTCCTCCGACACGAAGCCCCAGTTCGGACGCGTCTTCAGGCTGGACAGCACCAGTTGGCCCAGCGGCTCCTCGCGCGAACCGTGCAACGCGGCCAGCAGGTAGACGACCTGCTCCGGACGGCACGTGTCCGGCTGGCGGTGGCACTTCTCCAGGGCGGGCCGGATGTGGGCCTCGCGGATGCCTCGCGCCAGGCGTTGGCGCAGGTCCTCTCGCGCGTCGGTGAAGCTGTAGCGCAACAGCGGCCACGTGTTCATGGCCCGCCACAACGAGTCCAGAGAGTGGCCCGCGGCGACCACCGGTTCCTGCACCGCGGCCCCGGACACCTCCTGCCCCTGGTCGCGGATGCGCTGGACCATCTCCTCGAAGCGCTGCACGCGTGTGCGCGCCTGGCCCAGCCTCCACGCGAAGTGCCCGTACACGGCCAGGAGCGGCAGCGCGCACGCCAGCCCCAGCAGCACCGCCCGGCGCAGGTGGATGTGCAGGTAGCGCTCGTGGACCGCTTTCGCCGTGCTGGCCTCGGCGGACACCGAGAGGACGTCAGGGTCCCTCGTGTCCTTGTCCGCGGACGACAGCGACACCGTGGCGAGCCGGGGCGCATACGCCAGCGTCTGGCCCTCCATCAGCGCCGTCACGAAGCGCGACAGCGCCTCGAAAGGGGCGTGGCCCTCCGAATAGAAGTGCTCCAGCCGTTCGAAGGACTCCACCGGAAGCGACGTGAGACCCAGCGCCAGGTAGTGCTCCTGCGCCTTGAGCAGCGAGCCCACCTGTCCCTCCTGGCCCGACGGGGGCAGGGGGAAGCGCAGCGGCACGTGGTAGGCGCGCAAGAGCTTCGCGAAGTCCGCGTAGCCCTCCCGCTCATCCAGGTGGGTGAGGCACAGGCGCGTCTCCAGCTCGCCCCCGCGCACCTCCGACAACAGGTTGAGCCTGCCTCGCAACAGCTGCGCCGCGCGGCGCACCTCGTCCGGGGGCGTGTCCTGCAGCCAGCGCGCGTCCAGCACCAGCACCGCCAGCGCCTGCTGGCCGCTGCCGAAGCTGTCCTTCCACAGCCGGCGCAGCGCCTCTCGCGCCTGGGGCGACTCGTCCTCCACGAGCTGCGCGGACAGCTCCTGGGCCACCACGTCCGCGCCCAGGTAGATCTGGAGCAGCGAGTCCGTGAGGAGGCTGGGCAGGAACTGCCGCGCCTGCCGCTTCCAGTCCAGGTCCAGCTCGATGAGCCGCGACTTGCCCGCGCCCGCAGGGCCCAGCACCACCACACCTGGCAGGTCCCGTACCGCCACGCGGTGGCGCAGCGGCAGCCCGGCCAGGAACTTCTCGCGCACCTTGCGCAGCCGGTTCTTCGCCAGGGGCTCCGGCGCGGCGGCCCCTCCGGCCGGCGTGCTCTTGCGCTTCGCGCGCCACACGAGGAACAGCGGCACGAAGAGGGCCAGCAGCGCCAGGAGGATCAGCGCGTACGGCTTCCACTTCGGCGGAATGAACGCCGTCAGCTTCTTGAGGACATCCATGGTTCAGCGCTCCCCCCAGCCCAGGACGCGCCCAGCCCGGCCCGAGCGATGCAGGGCCTCCAGGACGTCCTCCAACGTGTCCACCATGCCCGCGAACGACGCGCGCGCCTTCTCCTGCTCCTCCGGTGACAACCGCGCGTCACCCGGCCCCGGCATCAGGCGCGCCAGCGTCTGGCCCAGCTCGTCCAGCATGGGTTCCAGGCCAAAGGTCCCGACCCCCAGGCGCGCGGCGATGAGCCGCCGCACCTCCTGGAGCAGGGCGGGCGCGGCGTCGATGGGGGGCGCGGGCGGAGCCTGGGGGGCCGCTTGTGGCTTCACCGGGTCACCCACCAGAGCAGGCACTGCAGCCCCAGCACGCTCGCGGCGCTGATGGCGTAGTAGCGGGCGGGAAAGGCGTAGAGCAACGGCCCAAGGGACTCGCCGGACGCGGCGGAGGCGGGCGCTGGCGGGGGCGTGACGATGCGCGCGGACAGCCGCTCCTGGTACTCACGCAGCTTCGCCGTATGGCCCAGGTAGCGGCCTCCGAAGCCCGCCGTGATGCAGAAGTGGAGCATCTCGAAGAGCAGCGCGGGCGAGCCCGGCTGATCCAGGCGCTGATCCGCCAGCGTGTAGAAGGCCTCACCGCCGCCGTCCTCGCCGAAGAGGCGGTACTGCAACAGCGGCCACAGCGGCTGCTCCGAGTCCGCGAGCCGCAGGAGGACGCGCTCGTCCACCAGGTACGTGAAGGGCCTCAGCGCGTCCTGCACCTCCTCGTCGCGGGCGTGGGCGCCCAGGCCCGCGCGCAGCCGCTCAATCACCTCCAAGAGCTCGTCGTGGAGCCTGCGCAGGCCCTCGCGGCCCAAGAGCCCCGCCGCCGCGGCCGACCCGGGCGCGGCCTGCGGCAGCCACCCGTCCAATACGGACTGGGCCTGCCGGTACTGCGTGAAGACGACCTGCCAGTGCTCGAGCTTCATCGCGCCCCCCGTCAGCCCACGTTCACCATGCCGCCCTTGATTTCCGCCATGCCGTCCGCCTTGAGCGCCAGCTGCGCCTTGGCGGTCACCTTCACCTGCGGCCCCTCCATGGCGATGTCCTTCTTGCCCTCCGCCTTGACGGACGGGGCATTCAGGGAGAGCACTCCGCTCTTGGCCTCCAGCTGGACGTCGGCGCCCTCCACGCTGAACAGCTTCGCGGCCTTCATCGTCACGGCCTTGTCCGAGGAGAGAGTCGCGTCCTTGGTCGCCGTCTGCGTCAGCTCGTCCTTCGTGGTGACCGTGAAGGCCTTGGCGCTCTCCAGCGCGAACGTGTCGTCGCTCTTCCACGACGAAGCCTTCGTGGACGTCACCTCGATGGTCTCCGCCTTCAGCACGAAGGACTTGCAGGTCACCGTGACGCTGTCCTGCTTCTGCACGATGGTGCTGGTTGCGCTGTCACCCTTCACCTCCAGGGTGATGGACTCACCGTCCATCTTCACCGTCTGGAGGATCTTCCCGTCCTTGTCCTCCGTGGTGAGGGTGAGGCCCTTCTCCTTGTCCATGTCGATGATGCAGATGAGCTTGGGCATGCGCGCCGTTCCCCCGTCGGTCCGCCGTCAGGCCCTGCGCCAGTAGAGGAGCACCTGCGCCCCTTCGAGCGCGGGCGTGGCGAAGAAGGTGAGCCCGTCCTCGCGCGTCGCGGACTGCCATTCCTCGCTCTGGGGCGTCAGTTGGTACCAGTCGATGTCCGCGTCGAAGGCGTGGGGGAACGACGGGAAGGCCACGTGCCGGTACGGCACGCCCTTCAAGGCCTGGCGACGCACCGCCGGCAGCCGCAGGGGACTGGCCAGCTTCACGCCCTCCATGGAGCGGGGCCGGTCGCGCTCCTGCCGGCGCACCAGCAGGTAGAAGTCATCCGGCGCCGGCGTCTCCCTGGGCAGCGGTGTCAGCTTGAAGTGGCCGTCCTGGAAGTCGAAGACCCGGTAGGACAGGGGGCTGGCCTGCGGGCGGAACCCGCGCGTGAGCAGCTCCATCCACCGCGCGATTCCCGGACCCGGCGCTTCGTGCTCGTACGCGGGCAGCTCGTCGTCCGGCTCCGCCTCCAGGTAGCAGCACGTCTCGAAGTACAGCCGCCGCAGCGCCTGCACCAGCGGGTACGGCGGCGGCTGCAGGCCGTGGCGCATGTCCTGGCGCAGCACCTGGAGGCTTCGCACCTCGCACAGCGCCCGCCGCGCGCTGGCCAGCCGGTCGCCTCGCACCAGACCCTCGCGCAGCGACGTGCGCAGCTGCCCCTGCGCCTGCTGGAGCAGGCCGTCCAGCTGCTCGAACAGGGGCTCCAGGAACGGGTGGGGGCCCACGCTCAAGAGCGGCGGCAGGTGCGTGGCGGACAGCTGCCAGGGCCCGTCCGCGTTCCGGGTGAAGACGGCCAGCGACAGGCTGCTCACCGTGTCGTCCACCACCGGCTCCAGCGACAGGCACAGCCTGCGTCCCGCGCGCACCACGCTGGGCGCTTCACCGCCCGCGGGCGCCATGTCCTCGCGGGGCTCCAGCACGCCCAGCAGGTGCAGATACACCGTCACCCGCATGCGCCCCGTCTCCTCGAGCGACAGCGGTGTTACCTCCGCGTTACCCGGCACCTCCACCAGGTGGCCTCCCGGTAACACCGCGGTCAATTCCTCCAGCGCCACCGAGCCCTTGGCGAGCAACACATTGTTGAAACGCAGCGCGCTCACGCCCACCACCGGAAGGCCCGCGAAACCCGCGTAGCGCCGGGCCTCCGTGGAGAGGGATTCCTCCTGCGCCCGGAAGTGTTCGGGCAGCAGGGTCTGCCCCTCCTGCCACAGGACTCGTGCGAGTGTGTCTGGGTTCATGGCAGGGGCGGCGGGAGCGGGTTTCCTGTCACGGGGACCGCCGGGAGCAAAAACTTGCTCGGGCTGGGTGACAGTGTTTAGAAAAAGCTACCGGCCTGGAGCCTGTGACGTCAAGTCAGCCTGGATGATCCACCGTGTCTGGTTTCGTGCCCTGGAGGGCAGGGGATTCCATGGGTTGGGTCCAACTTGTCTCACCGGGTATCGACGCGCCCATCGTGACAGGTCGTGTGTCGGGGGTGTATTGCTTTTGTGTATTGGTATGGTTTATCAATTCCTTCACAAACGGCGGTTCAGTTCTTGGGGGTACTCATGGCCATCACCGACGAAATTCCCAGATCACGCATCACGCTGACCTACCGCACCCAGGTGAATGGCACCCGGGCGGACAAGGCGCTTCCGTTCCGGCTGCTGGTGATGGGGGACTTCTCCAAGGGCACCTCCATTGACCGCAAGAAGGACCTGGATCAGCGGGAGATCCGCAACCTGGATGGCAAGAACCTGAACCAGGTCATCCAGAACATGGGCATGACGCTGAACTTCAGCGTGCCCAACCGCGTGGACAAGAAGGACCCGGTGGATGGTTCGGCGCCGGCGCCGCTGCAGGTGAGCCTCAAGCTGGACTCGATGAAGTCCTTCAGCCCGGTGGACGTGGCGCGTCAGGTTCCGAAGATCAACGCGCTGCTCACGCTGCGCAAGCTGCTGCTGGAGCTGCAGGGCAACCTGGACAACCGCAAGGAGTTCCGCCAGCTGGTGCGCCAGCTCGCGCAGAACCCGGAGGCCGTCCAGAAGCTGAAGACGGAGCTGGCCGCGTTCAAGTCGATGAGCCTGCCGAAGCTGGCCGCGACGAACCCGCAGCCGCCGACGACGTGATGCCGGGCGCAAGCCCCTCCCCACGACCTTCCTGAACGAGAGCTCCTGCCATGCCCACCACTCCTGCGTCTTCCACCACCGCGACGACCGCCGTGGCCGATGTGCCCCTGGACCTTCCGCTGTTCCTCAACAGCGTGCGCCTGGGCTCCGTGCCCACCGCGCGCGACGCCTCCACCCAGACCGACCTGCTGGTCATCCCCGACGACGCCA comes from the Corallococcus exiguus genome and includes:
- a CDS encoding type VI secretion system membrane subunit TssM gives rise to the protein MDVLKKLTAFIPPKWKPYALILLALLALFVPLFLVWRAKRKSTPAGGAAAPEPLAKNRLRKVREKFLAGLPLRHRVAVRDLPGVVVLGPAGAGKSRLIELDLDWKRQARQFLPSLLTDSLLQIYLGADVVAQELSAQLVEDESPQAREALRRLWKDSFGSGQQALAVLVLDARWLQDTPPDEVRRAAQLLRGRLNLLSEVRGGELETRLCLTHLDEREGYADFAKLLRAYHVPLRFPLPPSGQEGQVGSLLKAQEHYLALGLTSLPVESFERLEHFYSEGHAPFEALSRFVTALMEGQTLAYAPRLATVSLSSADKDTRDPDVLSVSAEASTAKAVHERYLHIHLRRAVLLGLACALPLLAVYGHFAWRLGQARTRVQRFEEMVQRIRDQGQEVSGAAVQEPVVAAGHSLDSLWRAMNTWPLLRYSFTDAREDLRQRLARGIREAHIRPALEKCHRQPDTCRPEQVVYLLAALHGSREEPLGQLVLSSLKTRPNWGFVSEDGSAEPAADAAALEGGRSWVTAVGLNDSLVADYVVMSNPPWSAPDTPEASWARWPYPEPLTQESQLMPWQAHLRRLQDLLANRAVEPRALEQLDAELESMQDERRRLQTLLDDSARFSSLPRALELLAASEARVDTSRFRGIPSTIRTVAWINDHREVLTNVLRMEEEAFLGVKAVQKMNVAELLVRDGLWLPGNGPSVLQVPVLQSTFEFRPKDSSRLLHQALLRYHEKTGRMPFGVVEGEEAVAARSGASLASDRLEFDTRLRPLVDEFTTRIKGSGLPVEEVLQRHEHVRRKVNQFAVQYRNRLFQRVGGYRFQAVIPALLAEELSRLTQPSSDLVDMLRDVAQSVALEPLEGPFYESLRNAVAPFKPIATVMKPDETGNYTALNPYRALVAQMSDELNAVPRPGMVPAEATASLTGGLATGSAQPAGGAAKLQELLTPLGRLAFAMMMEDDTSYLRKVDAWLDQQGLIGELRQPFRQPFLAVRELGQREIERTLERQWDEASGRFLRPLLKHYPFTPDASQEVAQEDLEVLRRLDGAFWDFVTRVLTPVCEERGSEWVPRSALQSRLAFPQGMLPSLGKLSRLARVLWDAEGRPRPLMLQVMPLPLPKAPVPGSFVTLGSLKCGKTTFLAYNQSPSWQEFPLAWWDQQTASLMLELRAPTEQAVQYASLEKSRSAWSCFRLLESSQATEDPQHRKWSLRARAATPPDGVMELRVGLKGEPWIPFREVPR
- a CDS encoding DotU family type IV/VI secretion system protein; this translates as MKLEHWQVVFTQYRQAQSVLDGWLPQAAPGSAAAAGLLGREGLRRLHDELLEVIERLRAGLGAHARDEEVQDALRPFTYLVDERVLLRLADSEQPLWPLLQYRLFGEDGGGEAFYTLADQRLDQPGSPALLFEMLHFCITAGFGGRYLGHTAKLREYQERLSARIVTPPPAPASAASGESLGPLLYAFPARYYAISAASVLGLQCLLWWVTR
- the tssK gene encoding type VI secretion system baseplate subunit TssK, which translates into the protein MNPDTLARVLWQEGQTLLPEHFRAQEESLSTEARRYAGFAGLPVVGVSALRFNNVLLAKGSVALEELTAVLPGGHLVEVPGNAEVTPLSLEETGRMRVTVYLHLLGVLEPREDMAPAGGEAPSVVRAGRRLCLSLEPVVDDTVSSLSLAVFTRNADGPWQLSATHLPPLLSVGPHPFLEPLFEQLDGLLQQAQGQLRTSLREGLVRGDRLASARRALCEVRSLQVLRQDMRHGLQPPPYPLVQALRRLYFETCCYLEAEPDDELPAYEHEAPGPGIARWMELLTRGFRPQASPLSYRVFDFQDGHFKLTPLPRETPAPDDFYLLVRRQERDRPRSMEGVKLASPLRLPAVRRQALKGVPYRHVAFPSFPHAFDADIDWYQLTPQSEEWQSATREDGLTFFATPALEGAQVLLYWRRA
- the tssB gene encoding type VI secretion system contractile sheath small subunit; amino-acid sequence: MAITDEIPRSRITLTYRTQVNGTRADKALPFRLLVMGDFSKGTSIDRKKDLDQREIRNLDGKNLNQVIQNMGMTLNFSVPNRVDKKDPVDGSAPAPLQVSLKLDSMKSFSPVDVARQVPKINALLTLRKLLLELQGNLDNRKEFRQLVRQLAQNPEAVQKLKTELAAFKSMSLPKLAATNPQPPTT